From a single Lolium rigidum isolate FL_2022 chromosome 7, APGP_CSIRO_Lrig_0.1, whole genome shotgun sequence genomic region:
- the LOC124676908 gene encoding protein PHLOEM UNLOADING MODULATOR-like: protein MARAKAKAPRPMPPRSPTRRLLGYCGLSCAAAAYVGIDYLRYLSPTWHERLQPVLWAALALAAAGRAPFYRHWDAELRAALPFLGAIVFMLSAFLCEMISVRFVSAVMGLQWHGSAAPLPDTGQWLLLALNEKLPGSVVDLLRAHVITLHHYLMLFMMLGFSVLFDCIKAPGLGIATRYMVTMAIGRLLRTATFITTILPSARPWCAAGRYQIPGHPHPWAQKYYVPYASDSHAIRGVIDNDMAYADVQSYPGEHRPDWGRMSLLVDILRPTPGEGPQWYHLLKKASGGCNDLMYSGHMLVSVLTAMAWTEAYGGWISVAIWLLVLHSAQREIRERHHYTVDCVVAIYVGILLWRMTRFIWSARDASRARRLAKLEEVQGRLIHAAKDSDIDEIRDLLKEVELAGHEKKGFSQRAILAFAAATIMFTLTCVVLALTLTSDG, encoded by the exons ATGGCgagggcgaaggcgaaggcgccgAGGCCGATGCCGCCGCGGTCGCCCACCCGACGGCTCCTCGGCTACTGCGGGCTgagctgcgcggcggcggcgtacgTGGGGATCGACTACCTGCGGTACCTCTCGCCGACATGGCACGAGCGGCTGCAGCCGGTGCTCTGGGCGGCGCTGGCGCTGGCGGCCGCCGGGCGCGCGCCGTTCTACCGCCACTGGGACGCCGAGCTCCGGGCCGCGCTGCCCTTCCTCGGCGCCATCGTCTTCATGCTCTCCGCCTTCCTCTGCGAGATGATCTCCGTCCGCTTCGTCTCCGCCGTGATGGGGCTCCAGTGGCACGG ATCTGCTGCTCCACTTCCTGACACTGGCCAATGGCTGCTTCTAGCTCTGAATGAGAAACTTCCTGGAAGTGTTGTTGATCTATTGAGAGCACATGTTATCACTCTTCACCACTATTTGATGTTATTTATGATGCTCGGATTCTCGGTGCTATTTGATTGCATCAAAGCTCCTGGTCTTGGAATAGCCACAAGATATATGGTCACTATGGCAATCGGTCGGCTGCTTCGGACAGCAACTTTTATCACTACCATTCTTCCATCTGCGAGACCTTGGTGTGCCGCAGGTCGATATCAAATACCTGGACATCCTCATCCCTGGGCACAAAAATATTATGTTCCATATGCTTCTGATTCACATGCTATTCGTGGGGTCATAGACAATGACATGGCTTATG CTGATGTTCAATCTTATCCTGGTGAGCATAGACCTGACTGGGGTCGGATGAGCTTGCTAGTAGATATTTTGAGGCCAACCCCTGGAGAAGGACCTCAATGGTACCATTTACTGAAAAAAGCCAGTGGAGGCTGCAATGATCTTATGTATAGTGGGCACATGCTTGTCTCTGTTCTTACTGCAATGGCATGGACG GAAGCTTATGGGGGCTGGATCTCTGTTGCAATATGGCTTCTCGTCCTGCACAGCGCACAAAGGGAGATACGTGAACGACATCATTACACCGTGGACTGTGTCGTGGCAATCTACGTCGGAATTCTCTTGTGGAGGATGACTCGGTTCATCTGGTCTGCTAGAGATGCCAGCCGAGCTAGAAGGCTTGCCAAGCTTGAGGAGGTTCAGGGCAGACTAATCCATGCAGCAAAGGACTCAGACATCGATGAGATCCGTGATCTGCTGAAGGAGGTCGAGCTAGCAGGTCATGAAAAGAAGGGCTTCTCACAGAGGGCCATCCTGGCCTTTGCTGCAGCAACAATTATGTTCACCCTTACTTGTGTTGTCCTTGCCCTTACTTTAACGAGTGATGGATGA